One Brassica napus cultivar Da-Ae chromosome A5, Da-Ae, whole genome shotgun sequence DNA window includes the following coding sequences:
- the LOC106377415 gene encoding uncharacterized protein LOC106377415: protein MADQTLVQPFLAKPTTKDSGSGIFLRIFSVLLVGAISLWANHEASKGFSITIINEAKESPPGKRFSLFFESDDTAVRLLLETSFFVERFLYDGVPRRLRKPVNHVTVRFNGNRSDKFSVASNASNGEYVIGLSSSLMKTSEFRDAVEAALRRSMVKVWLWGDNDESGASPELVAGWLDYCERRSEGYIRRLNHGMRLGWDDQTVDLASNGACGSRQDALRELKKVKMTMDLMIETRT, encoded by the exons ATGGCGGATCAGACTCTTGTTCAACCTTTCCTAGCCAAACCCACCACCAAAGACTCAGGTTCAGGTATCTTTCTACGGATCTTCTCTGTACTTCTCGTGGGAGCAATCTCCTTGTGGGCAAACCACGAGGCGTCAAAAGGTTTCTCCATAACCATCATCAACGAAGCTAAAGAATCTCCTCCAGGGAAGAGATTCTCTCTTTTCTTCGAGTCTGATGATACCGCGGTGAGGCTCTTGCTCGAGACGAGCTTCTTCGTGGAGAGGTTTCTCTACGACGGTGTTCCTCGTCGTCTCCGGAAGCCTGTAAACCACGTCACCGTACGGTTCAATGGAAACAGAAGCGATAAGTTCTCGGTTGCTTCTAACGCAAGTAATGGAGAGTATGTGATCGGTTTAAGCTCATCTCTAATGAAAACAAGTGAGTTTCGTGACGCCGTGGAAGCAGCATTGCGACGATCTATGGTTAAGGTTTGGCTATGGGGAGACAACGACGAGTCAGGGGCTTCGCCGGAGCTTGTAGCCGG GTGGTTGGATTACTGTGAAAGACGTAGCGAGGGTTACATCAGACGGTTGAACCATGGGATGAGACTTGGGTGGGATGATCAGACGGTGGATCTCGCTTCGAATGGTGCGTGTGGTTCACGTCAGGATGCGTTGCGTGAGCTAAAAAAGGTGAAGATGACAATGGATTTGATGATTGAGACACGAACATGA
- the LOC106375053 gene encoding ribose-phosphate pyrophosphokinase 4-like: MSENAATNNNNNNIMEKNQIVKEAIVSELQKKKVHLFYCLECEELARNIAAESDHITLQSINWRSFADGFPNLFINNAHQIRGQHVAFLASFSSPAVIFEQISVIYLLPRLFVASFTLVLPFFPTGSFERMEEEGDVATAFTMARIVSNIPISRGGPTSVVIYDIHALQERFYFADQVLPLFETGIPLLTKRLQQIPETEKVIVAFPDDGAWKRFHKLLDQYPTVVCTKVREGDKRIVRLKEGNPAGCHVVIVDDLVQSGGTLIECQV; encoded by the exons atGTCTGAAAACGCAgccaccaacaacaacaacaacaacataatGGAGAAGAACCAGATTGTTAAAGAAGCCATCGTGTCTGAACTCCAGAAGaagaaagttcatctcttttaCTGCTTAGAGTGTGAAGAACTCGCTCGCAACATCGCCGCCGAATCTGACCACATCACTCTCCAATCCATCAACTGGAG GAGCTTTGCTGATGGATTCCCAAATCTGTTTATCAACAACGCACACCAAATCAGAGGCCAACACGTGGCGTTCCTTGCCTCCTTCAGCTCTCCTGCTGTTATCTTCGAGCAGATCTCAGTCATCTACTTGCTCCCTCGCTTGTTCGTCGCTTCCTTCACTTTGGTGCTGCCTTTCTTCCCCACCGGCTCATTTGAGAGGATGGAGGAGGAAGGTGATGTGGCAACTGCTTTCACCATGGCTAGGATTGTCTCTAACATCCCCATTTCGCGTGGTGGTCCGACTAGTGTAGTCATCTATGACATTCACGCTCTTCAG GAAAGGTTTTACTTTGCTGATCAGGTGCTACCTTTGTTTGAGACTGGGATCCCTTTGCTGACGAAGCGTCTTCAGCAGATTCCTGAGACTGAGAAA GTCATAGTTGCGTTTCCGGATGATGGAGCTTGGAAGCGTTTCCACAAGCTGTTGGATCAGTACCCCACG GTGGTGTGCACAAAGGTTCGTGAAGGTGATAAGAGAATAGTTAGGCTGAAGGAAGGTAACCCTGCTGGTTGCCACGTTGTTATTGTGGATGATCTTGTGCAGTCTGGTGGTACACTCATTGAGTGCCAGGTATAG
- the LOC106377416 gene encoding pentatricopeptide repeat-containing protein At2g42920, chloroplastic has product MIPTILRYSGATAPAIPSTPSISGSSSYLRLIDTQCTTMRELKQIHANLIKTGLISDTLAASRVLAFSCAATSPDISHAYLLFTRINPKNQFVWNTIIRAFSKSSFPEKAISLLVEMLSCSDSVKPERLTYPSVFKAYANLGKARDGRGLHGRVIKEGLKDDAFIRNTVLHMYATCGCFYEAWRVFEGMVEFDVVAWNSMIMGLARFGLVDDARKLFDEMPQRSEVSWNSMISGFVRNGRFKDALEVFGEMQERGVRPDGFTMVSLLNACGCLGGSEQGRWVHEYIVKNGFWLNGVVVTALIDMYCKSGCVEDGLKVFEEAHEKQLSCWNSMILGLANNGYVERAIDLFLELERSGLEPDSVSFIGVLTACAHSGKVDKAGEFFRLMGETYFIEPSVKHYTCMVNVLGGAGLLEEAEAMIKNMPVEEDAIIWTSLLSACRRNGNVEMAERAAKRLKMLDPDETCGYVLMSNAYASYGLFEEAVEQRVLMKERQMEKEIGCSSIEVDFEVHEFVSCGKRHPKSSEIYSLLGVLNWDASALNSEVGKQLLSLKDT; this is encoded by the coding sequence ATGATTCCAACCATCTTACGCTACTCCGGCGCGACAGCGCCGGCGATTCCGTCAACACCTTCCATCTCCGGCTCCTCCTCTTACCTCCGATTGATAGACACACAATGCACCACGATGAGAGAACTCAAGCAAATCCACGCCAACCTCATCAAAACCGGATTAATCTCCGACACCCTCGCCGCGAGCCGCGTCCTCGCCTTCTCCTGCGCCGCCACGTCACCAGACATCAGCCACGCTTACCTTCTCTTCACAAGGATCAACCCCAAGAACCAATTCGTGTGGAACACTATCATCCGCGCCTTCTCCAAGAGCTCGTTTCCCGAGAAGGCGATTTCGCTTCTCGTCGAAATGTTGTCGTGTTCTGATTCCGTGAAGCCGGAGAGATTGACTTACCCTTCGGTGTTCAAGGCCTACGCGAATCTCGGGAAGGCACGTGACGGGAGGGGATTGCACGGGAGGGTTATTAAAGAAGGGCTTAAAGATGACGCCTTTATACGGAACACGGTGTTGCATATGTACGCGACGTGTGGGTGTTTTTATGAAGCTTGGAGGGTTTTCGAGGGGATGGTGGAGTTCGATGTCGTCGCTTGGAACTCGATGATCATGGGTTTAGCTAGATTCGGGTTGGTTGATGACGCGCGGAAgctgttcgatgaaatgccgcAGAGGAGTGAGGTTTCTTGGAATTCGATGATTAGCGGGTTTGTGAGGAACGGTAGGTTTAAGGATGCGTTGGAGGTGTTTGGAGAGATGCAGGAGAGAGGTGTGAGGCCTGATGGGTTTACGATGGTGAGTCTGTTGAATGCTTGTGGTTGCCTTGGGGGAAGTGAGCAAGGGAGATGGGTACATGAGTATATAGTGAAGAATGGGTTTTGGTTGAATGGTGTAGTTGTTACTGCGCTTATAGATATGTACTGTAAGTCCGGTTGTGTTGAGGATGGTTTGAAGGTGTTTGAGGAGGCTCATGAGAAGCAGTTATCGTGTTGGAACTCGATGATTCTTGGTTTAGCTAATAATGGGTACGTGGAAAGAGCTATTGATTTGTTCTTGGAGTTAGAGCGTTCTGGGTTGGAGCCAGATTCGGTTAGCTTCATTGGTGTTTTAACAGCTTGTGCTCACTCCGGGAAAGTCGATAAAGCTGGCGAGTTTTTCAGATTGATGGGAGAGACGTATTTTATTGAGCCGTCGGTTAAACACTACACTTGCATGGTTAACGTGCTGGGTGGAGCGGGGCTGCTAGAGGAAGCAGAAGCGATGATAAAGAACATGCCGGTGGAAGAAGACGCTATTATATGGACTTCTTTGCTTTCTGCGTGCAGGAGAAACGGTAACGTTGAGATGGCTGAGCGAGCAGCGAAACGTTTGAAGATGCTGGATCCAGACGAAACTTGTGGTTATGTGCTCATGTCTAATGCTTATGCTTCGTATGGGCTGTTCGAAGAGGCGGTTGAGCAGAGGGTTTTGATGAAGGAAAGACAAATGGAGAAGGAAATAGGGTGCAGTTCGATTGAAGTAGATTTCGAAGTTCATGAGTTTGTTTCTTGCGGGAAAAGACACCCTAAATCCTCAGAGATTTACAGTTTACTTGGTGTTTTGAACTGGGACGCCTCTGCGTTAAACTCAGAAGTTGGCAAACAACTTTTGTCATTAAAAGATACTTAG